Genomic window (Palaemon carinicauda isolate YSFRI2023 chromosome 42, ASM3689809v2, whole genome shotgun sequence):
CATGACAGTCTGAACACTGTTATGATCATCAAGTCTCCATTACAAATGTAATATCTTTCCCTACAAGGAGAAGTTTCGATACTGCCTTCTCCCTCTGGCACCGAGCATGCTCATGGGCAGTTTGGACCAAGAGCAACCCCTTTATCTATGATCGTGAACGTTTGAAAGAGAGAATTGTAGCGAATGCGCTCGCATTTCATAATCACCTCACCTGTTAAAAAGCATTTGGATGGGATATCTGCCACCCCAAAAGATAGTCATCAAAGCACAGGACAACTGATCGGACCAAGTCTCACGAAACATCGACCAATTGCTCTACAAGATTTCGTGGGAGGAGCTATGCTCTACCAAACTCAATCCTCCCCTTCACCAAACACAAGCACCGCTGGTCAGAACACAGGCAGTTGCCCTTGTCTGTCTCCTACACTGGGACATACGGTACCTGGAATGCTTCAGTGATGCCAAGGCTTTTAGTACGAACTGAAAAGACGATCATAGTTCCTAGACCGTTATTGCCTCATTTGTGAGGTGCAAGAGTTTTCGTATTACCCAAGAATTTGGTTTGGTATGCGGTACTGGTTAGGACATTATCAGCTACCACAGGACACTTCACTGACGTCAATGCTTTGAAGAATGTCTAAGAGATTCTCTAGTACTTATCGGTAATGCATCAACTTGAGACGACGACTCTGGTGTGTTCTTTCTTCATACACGATGCAAGAAGCTTTGTATCGGAAATGTTTTGTTCCCCGAGAATACGTTTTGAGTACTCGTACAGATATTTATACAGTTGCTATCACTGCTCAGTCTTATATAAGACTGAACATGCACAGCCTCGTGCAGGATGATAGGTGCTGCCCTCATTCTCGTCCCTCTTCTAAAAGTGCTAGAGACGACAACCCAGCAgaagtattggtattattattattactagctaagctacaaccctagctggaaaaacaagattctTTAACCTCAAGGtctccaacagcaaaaaatagcccagtgaggataggaaataagaaaataaatagacgatatatgaagtaatgaactattcaaataaaatgttttaaaaacattagcaacattcaaacagatatcccatatataaactataaaaggacttatgtcagcctgttcaacataaaaacgtttgctgcaagtttgaacttttcccAGTTTTAACTTTTTTGTAATTTTTCCATTACATTGATTACTCGCAGTTTGTTGACAATATCGAGGCTTAACTAAACTCTGGTCACTCCCAAGCGGCCTGACGCCTAATGGTATCCGGATCAGCTGTTTTTTTATCTTCCTTCATCAGGGAAGCTCCTCAGTATTCATAGTGAAGGATACCACTCAGTCTTTGATCCAAGTTTTTTAACTAGGACTTAAGTCTTGACTCTTCGTAAGGAGCTCAATCTGCATGGAATATTTCACTTGTTTGCAGGTCTCAAGCAAACCCACGTGAACCCATGGGACTGGCGGCAGATAGGACTTCTACATTAAAGCCTATTTGCCACTATTTTAGCCCTGAAAAAGCAAGTAGAAAACAACATAACATTACCTATTTCACAAGTCATTCTGAAGGATAGAAGATCTCCATCACCTTGTTTCAGCAGTTAGTGGTCACAACTTTTAAGTCCTTCTTCATCTCTTCTCTTCAAGAAGTAACTAGCAGGGACCAGGATGAATTGCCTTCTTTACCTGGGAGGATACTACGATTCTTAACTACAGCAACGTAAGGAATAAGAGAAAAGATCCtagaatactgtttttttttatctggctTAGAGAAGCAATCACACATCCTCTTCTGGCAGGCGAGGTGGCGAAAAGACCATCCCAGATCAGAGTGCACAAACTCTGATATATAGTATCTGATCTATCCCAGCTTTCAGTAAGAGCCAACAGTAGCTTAGCTCTTGAGATCAAGAGTTGGGAAATGACAGACAATCTACAGGAATATACCCATATGTCCCTGAATATCTGTATTCTTGCCCCGATGGTAGTTGCTCAACAGATCGTGTAGCAAAGTTAGCTCCATCACGGGACAAGAATCCTCTTGTCTAAGATAGTGGCCATGATGCAAATTTAGAAGAGTGGTAAGATCGACTGGCCCTTTTATCTCATCTTTCTTTCCCTTCCATGAGGCGCTGCAGTCACTCTGTTATATGCTGAATTGGGCGCTAGATGCAGGTAAGGCCCATTATTGATGAACTCTTTTTAACAAACTAGTTTTAGTTAGGAGTATCTCCTCATTAttattacactattattattattattattattattattattattattattattattaaatgctaagctacaaccctagttggaaaagcaggatgctataagcccagggtccccaatagggaaaatagcccagtgaggaaaggaagcaaagaaaaattaaatattttaaaaagagtaacaacattaaaataaatatttcccatataaactatacaaactttaacaaaataagggaaAGAGAAatccgatagaatagtgtgcccgagtgtaccctcaagcaagagaactctaacccaagacagtggaaggccatggtacagaggctatgacactacccaagactagagaacaatggtttgattttggagtgcccttctcctagaagaggtgcttactatagctaaagtctctcttctacccttaccaagaggaagtagccactgaacaattacagtgatgtagttaatcccttgggtgaagaagaattgtttggtaatgtcagtgttgtcaggtgtatgaggacaggagaatctgtaaagaataggccagactattcggtgtctgtgtaggcaaagggaaagacccgtaaccagagagaaggatccagtgtagtactgtctggccagtcaaaggaccccataactctctagcgctagtatctcaacgggcggctggtgccctggccaacctactacctcgatGAGGGAAAGGGATGGCCAAATGTATGCAGATCCATCTCTTATAAATGACCATACATTGAGACAATATATCCTCCACACAGATGTAGGTTTTGCCTTGACCATCTACCAGTCCCTTGTATTGTCCTAGCCTAACACCTGCCCCATGTTCATGCCCAGGTGTTAAGAGGGTTGAAAGGAATTATCCCGTTTGGTCCTGTACAAGACGAAGTTCTTTATTTCCAAGAAAAGGAAGCTAGCCACTTTGGTCATAGGGGGCTTCCTCCCTCCTTAGGATAAGTCTGTTATTAAAGGATGAAAGTTTTTATTtgtataaaacaaatcacaaatttttatttttttttttatttttcttaagtatACAAAACTGAGTCCTTTAAGTTACAATTCCTACATCAAGCACTCGGTAAGTCCTAGGTTCAAGGTCAGAGTGGGAGCTCAGTGGCTTGTATGGTAGGTGAAAGCTTAAACGTGTTAAAGGACACTTGTTTGTATAGTAAGAAAAATTACTTGTTGCATTTGTTCTTAACTATGTAACTCAAAGGTTCATGAATAAATTTTTAGATCTTATTTTAAAAATAAGTTGCCATCTAGTCAGGCTGTAGTTAATTTGGCCATTGAAAAGTATGGCGAGTAACTAGTTTATGGTGTGATGTACACGTTCTGACAGTAGGGAAGCTAAATTATGTTATAACTTCAGAAAGATTTCATAGTCCAACCATAAGTAATTTATAATAGAGGATATGAATTGTGGATTGATTATAAACTTAACTGCATTATAAGGTCAAATTGTCAATTTTAAGTTATTTAGAAATCCTCTTTATAAATTTCTAGTAGTCTCAAGGGTGTTTATGGTTATGGCAACTCGCTCATAGATATAAATGGCATACTTTACATAGTATCACCAAGTTTTTGAGGATTTGAATGTCTCGGTCCTGATGATAGCTACCAAGTGCATGGTACATACAGTACTGCCATCTTATTGTCACAGCTTGTGGAGTTCACTGTTCCTTGTGTAGTATGTGAAAAGGATACaaccatttattttcattttaaagttcCCTTCAGATTGTGTAACCTCATATTGATTGCAGTTTTGTTAGAAAACAGTCTACTTATGCAAAATTAGATTTGAAGACATTCGAATACAAAAGATGTCGAAAGCTTTCTTGTAGTCTGTAGATACATAGGGTTACAtcatattatgttgattttttcattagctggttaattgcatgaATATGGTCAGCTGTTAAATACCCACTtataaagcttgcctgctctcttggttggttgAAGTCTAGCTGCGTTTCTATTCGGCCATTAGGGTCCCAAAATTAAGTTTGTCTCATAATGTCTAAACTATCATTTTTCTTTGAGATGGCCCTTAATTTTGCAGTTATGATGAGGTTCCATTCCTTCAGGGAGAACTGTAGGATATTGCGCAATACTGAGGCACACATGTAAAGTACTATGCAGTATATAAAAATTTttagtaccattttttttttcaaattagatgtACAAGTAATACCTTTGCTTACATCATTAATCGGTTCCAGGAAACGCAGTGGAAGTTGATTGTCCCCTACAGTTTAAAGGGACTTATATGTTCCCTGTACACAAAAAAGTTTTGACAACTTGCTATGATTTTATAAGAACAAGACATTGTTAAAATATTATATGTATCCATGTAGAATTAACACATTAGCAATGGTCACTTTACCTAAAACTTGGCATTTCTATTGCCTGTTGTGTCACGGTACCACGGAGGGACTGACGTAAGGTGTCACGAAACTGTGTATTGGagattttaattttgtatattgtaTTCAAGAAGGAGCAATGTAAAGTCGGAATGGATGCAAGTCGAACATATGTAAAGAGGGGTAATACTTCTTCGTCAAGTACAGCCAGGTGACGGCTTATGTAAATTAGTTTTGCTAGTTATGCTAATTAAGTTTTTCAGAAGTTTTAGATTGTCATAATGTCATCGGTATTACCTCggttattaatgattattttggaTATCGAAAAGTTTAAATTATAAAGCATATAAAATTAAGTAAATCCTTGATTATTAAAAAGTCTCATGAAAATTTCTAAAATATAATTATTGCGCTTAGTTGGATGCACTGTCATCTGTATACCGTACCTTGTGCTGTCTTGGAACATGTATAGTACTGTAGTTGTACCACTCATATCACATTCAATTTTGTGTGGATTTCTGAATATCACTGTAATTAGAGGCAGCATGTATGATCTTATAAATAATAAACAGACACCTGATTCTGAGGCATTTAATATggtcttttatttcatttaattaggAATTTTTATCTTGAAATGTTTCATATGAACATGGGTTTTTAGTAATGCCTGCAATATGTACGAAATACAGTATGTTCCTACTATCTATTCTGCgtgttttatgtactgtatatatattggaaaaaattctTTAGTTGTGAATGATTATTAAAGAattagatttattttgcttgatttTGTAAATATCTTTTCTTCTTGGTGCTGTTTCCACCTGATGACAAGTTTTCCTCTCTAGTTTCGTAAGTACTGTACTGTGAAGTAATGAAATGCTTGCATAATTCTTATGCTTAATGTGTGTTTTGAGTATTAACCGCTATCATCAAGTTTAATTAGCACTTTTGTTAAGCTTGCAATCTCTTTAACATGTTCTGTCACTTAATTTTTTCACAGGTTAATATGTTATCACTTCACACTTTTTTTCTTCACCTTTGCAGTTTCTGGGTTGTTTGGTGATAACAATATATTGCCCTTAAATGGGTAACGTTGACCTTTCAGAACTTCACCCTAATGTAGATATTTTTCCTTCAAACTGTGTAAAAACAATTTTGAGAGGACCATGTATTTGGATGTATCATGAGATTGAACATTTGCTTGCttatttattcttcatttttactAACATCCAAATATCACCTCTTTTATGATACCAGGTGTGTTGTTGTTCAcagtagaatttttttattttgtttaaagcaCTTTTGTAGCACATGCATCAAGATTCTCACTTCAAAGATTTTCGTTGGTTTTAATAGATATTTTGAAGACAAGAAGAATAATTACATAGAAAAATGTTTTATAATCCAAGTATTATCTGGAATCATTCTATAATTAGTACTAAGTTATGCAATGAAGAGCACGATGACTTTGCTCACGCTATTGTTGGTTTATTCTAATATTTTcgttactattactagctaagctacaaacctgatTGGAAAAACAAGTGCTGCTCTAAGagtgaaagtagcccagtgaggaaaggaaataagagagtggcaaataaactactgtatatgtaactgaatgaaaatatgaaatagttaaagatcagtaacaatgtaaaacagatttgtcatatatttgaattattaaacAAGAATTATTTCAACCTGTTCAATAGAAAAGAATTTAtagaaagtttgaacttcttaaggtccaccgattcaactgcaagattaggaagatcattccacaatctgatcacagttggaataaaacttccagagtactgagtagtattatgccttatggtggagaaggcatcactgttagaattaactgtatatctaGTACAATGTACAGACTGGTACTGTCTGgggagatctaaatgcaaagggtggtcagaattatgaaaaatcttatacaacatgcttaAAGAACCAACTGAACAACATTGCTAGAGATTAAtattaagatcaggaataaggaatttaatagaccataagtttctctccaacaaatttagtatatttttttcatacactACTATTCCAGGCCATGAAACATCATGATTTTCAAACTGGTTGCAGCTGGGCTAGtaaagattgtgatgatgatgatgatgatagtaatgttAGTAGTATAGATGATAAAAATAGTGTGTGTACTTGTTTATACTGTGAAGTTCTTAGTGTCTTTTTTAATGTTTACAAAATGGTGTCATAGACATTGTTCAAGTCATTTGGCTAAGAGGAATTACATATTTATGTAGTCATAACATTAATGTCAATTTATTCTCTGTCTTTTGAGATAGTTAAATGCATTGTCACATTTAAGGCTAATAATTCTAGTTTAATTTTTAGTGAAGTGCATCGTTCACTTTAATTTATCCTGATATTTAATATGATGTCTATTGTGATCTCCAGCCGTTAGTCTTCTTGTGTTTTAATGTTTTGGATAACATTGTAGTGCAATATTTGAGTTTATCCTAACATTTGTtggcttcaacttttttttttattgcaatttgtGATAATAGGATTTTTGTCTGCTTTGTCTTGGTGTGATATTTGCAATAACTTGTAGATAATATAAACCTAATGGAAATAGATTAATCGAGTTTTACTGCACATGATTTGCATACAATTTGTTCATGTTGGCAGGATGAAATGGTTAGTTTGCATCTTCCTAACCAATGACCGCGTTGATGCCTCTGGCATACACACCTAGGGGAAGTCTGTAGAGATTGCTAGTGACCATTTTCTTTCCAATCCCTGAGATGGAACGTCGTCTTAAGCAGAAGGCAAATCAGGACAGCTAAAGAGTTGACCAACTGTAGTTGCTACCAGGACATATTTAGAACTCATCTTCCTGACCTACATGTTCACAAATTTGTCGTGTATTTCAAGGGATGTTCCTAAATTGACTTTCATAGGACCATATTGTAAACCATCATTGTGACCATCATCATGAGCAGTACTTTATATTTTGCACGTATGGGGCAATCCAGAAGGCTATGAACTTTCCAGCATACTTCCACAAAGTAGAGTTCATATTTCAAACTGAACTTAATGCTTCTTCTAAGCAGTTCCAATTTGTGCTAATAGAAGAGAGCAGAGCAAAGGAGAAATCAGTAATTGTACTTATGTATGAtgaattaaaaagtattaaatagataaaatatataatagaaaataccatacatataaaattatgGAGCATATGCTATCGCAAAGCCCATGGACTTTGATCATTAGTTATATATGGTAACTGCAAAGTATATGAACGAAAATACTACCGTATACCTAAAATAAGTAGGCAGTTACAGATATTCTTGTCAAAACTTAGTTGAAAAAAAGGACATTGACTGCCCACAGTTACTTTTAAATGTTCCCTTCCCTCCATGTGGATATATAAAGCCATTGGTAGTAAAGTTTTGTAAATTGGTTAAAAGACTGTTTCAGACACTTATGCATTTTAAATTTCTTCATGGTAGCGTACATGTAAACTCCAGTATATGAACCtttgataatcataaaaaaaaattgacttgaaTGGTATGTAATAAGTTTAATGTACAGTAGTTTATGTAATAGTACAGTTTAATAAAAAGAAGGCTGACTAACAATGGTGGGACTTGATTGATAAGGTGTTAAAAGCTCTCATCTTCAgaacttgaaaaaaatatgaatgcaaGTAGCCCCTGTTGTGTTGACCTGTAGACTGTGCACagtattttaattctgttacttcTATTTGAAAAGGCCTTATGCACAGCCTTCAAATAGTTTTAATAGGTTGGAATTATTATAAATTCGTGATGCAATTTTCAATGTATCAGTTCATAAATAGGAGCAATAGATAATTGTTTAGAAAAAGTGTTGGTGTTTAAATATTGTCATCATGAGTAGCCAATGGTGGTACAGTATTAGCTTCATAGAACTGTTGTGTGGCTTTGTAACTGATGTAAATTTTCATAAATGCATTTTCATTGGCTGTTTAAGTGTATAACATTTTGAGCCTAACCTTGACATATGTCCATCTGCTTGTGTTATTCCCCCTCTATACATCTTGATATGTCTTATCACCCTCCctctttctttttgtctttatttttttttttgagcttggcTGAAAAGGACATTCGGTTGCCTTTTCAAGAGGTCTTGGCTcattatgaatatactgtacatttctgcCATGTTGAAAATAGTCGAAGTACCTACAGTACttacattttctttgtttttgatgttttgttttggtttattctTGACCAATGGAGTTTATGAGATTGTTGCACTTAAAtctaattatgtttattatttcttttcagaACTGGCCAGAAACAAGTTTAAGCAGTATGTGAATACTCTTGCAAATATtagtcaggagggaggagagaagtaCTTGGTACTCAAAAGAAAATACCGTGTTGGTACTCATTTGTCAGAGTCTGAATATTTACCTCAGCAGAACTCCCCTGTAGGACCTAGGTTTGCTAGTCCAAATCAGTTCAGTCCATACGGGTCTCCTCAACATGCTGGTGGGTACAGCCCTCAAGGGTACAACACTTCCCCTCCTCCTGTGCCCCCTCCACCTTacaggtctacacctccatatagAGCACCTCCACCATATAGACCTCCCCCTCCAGCAACTCCTACACAACTTGCTTATCCAACCCCTGATGAACAGTTTAGTGATCGCAGGTACGATCAGCCTTTTAATGGGCGTCAGCAAGGTGCAGGAGACCCTAGGTATCGTGGCGAACCCCCTTATTATCCTCCTCCTGGGGAACCGAGGTACCCTCAAGCATCCGTCCCTCCAGAATCAAGGTATAATGAAGGTAGATGTACTTATGATGAACCTGCAGATTTAGGGATACCCCCAGCTCCACAGGTAGTGAGATCACCCAGCTCGCTCTCGTCCTCCTCAAGTGTTTCTTCTTTTGGAGGCACTCATCCCTCCCATCCATCGTATGGTGGATACAGTAATCAACAACCTCCTCCTCTAGTACCCTTGGGGGCATCTCGTCCAAAATCTCTCCCTATCAAGTCCAATCACAGTTCCCTCACTTCTCCTTCTGAAGATGGCGACTCAGTGTTTGGAGGAGACGATATGGTATCTGCTTCGACACTCTCTGCAACAGGATCATCACTCTCTACTCCTTCCTCAGATGAGCCCCCTCCACCTGTTCCTCCTAGGAAACGGCCTGGCGACAACAAGGAAAACAGGCGGCCCTCTCCtgagggagaagaggggagcagaagTAGCGTAAGTACTAAAATTGAGTATTCTTCATGCATTGCATACTTTCATTCATGTTTCATCATAACACAGCTGGACAGGAGTTGTTTGCATAAAATTGAATTGGAATACTTTCTCTTTTCAAAAAAGCTGGGTTTTCCATTATGAATATGTTCTTCAGTTAAAGCAGTTCCATTTGCTAAAGAAGTTTTAAGCCCAAAACATTGATAGTATCAATTAAAGATAAGATAATCAGATACTTAACTGTTTAAGATATTCACTGTGGAAGATATGCATTagccatattttttcttttctgtattttttgAGTTTTTGATAACAGTTAATCGTGAGTTTTACTTTCCACTGTCACCCTTTCATGATGTTCCTTTAGTTATCATTAAGTGAGTGTCTGTGCTCTTGAGGTCAATTTTTCATATTCTGGGAGAGATTTGTTATATACATAATTATCCTCTTTTGAGAGTTAAAGCTGTTAGTGCACCCAATTTTTTACCCTTTAATATGCCTCCCTTCCCATTTCAATTTTCATTCATGGTGTTTTAACTTCCCAACGTTTACTCTGTAGTGTAAATAAGGAGTTCCCTTCCAGTTGCGCATTGGCACTGAATGGCCACGCTGGCCCCAGCCGAGATCCTTAAATCCATTCTCATccaaataaaattatcaattaacttacagttggacacaggagtctgtAGCACACCTCGCTCAGTAGTAGTACACCATGTCACACCCTTTTTATATAGCGAATTACCATACATATAGTGGCGGAAGAGATAGCAGAGTTGGTGGATGAGGCTAAACACAggaagtaagggtgtggctgggtgcacttcttcagaagtGTCCAACGGTATATGTTTATGACACAATTtttagtatgcatgtgtgtattgcTCTGTATATTCCTTGTACCTGTATGTGCCTATTGTTGTTACGTTTTCATGAACAAGCGATATTTGGAATGTGCAAAACATCTCTccattttaatagaaaataaactCACAGCTTACGGACCAGAAATTCAGACTTTCATTATCAGGTAAATTTTAGGGGTGGTATTTACCATGTACCCGTTATAGACATTATTCGTGATGCTGATAAATCTCTCCATTTGGAAttacttagttttttttatatcatggaTGGCCAAGTTTAGGGTTACTTATCAGAATATGCCAATTGTCAGCTACTGGGACTTATAAACTTTGACTAATTGTCAGCTGTTATTACTAATAGCTCTTGCTACTTGTTAGCTGTTGTTTCTTATTAGCTTTTTCTGCTTATTATCTTTTTCTGCTTATTATCTGTTGCTAAGTAGTAGCCTTTGCTCTCTTATTGACTACTACTGTTAGCATTTACTACTTATCAGCTATTGCTATTCATTAGCTTTTGCTCTGTTATTTGATTATTACTATTAGCATTTGCTACATATCTTTTGTTCTTTGTTAGTGGTTACTACAATTAGCTTTTGCTACTTGTCAGTTGTTGCTACTTATTAATTGTTGCCAATTAAGTTTTGCTACTTGTCAGtggtggctatttttttttttttttttttttttttttttgtcttagccaCTTGTCATCTGCTAATACTTTATGCCACATATTAGTTTTGGCTACTTGCCAACTGTTGCTACTTAGTAGCTT
Coding sequences:
- the LOC137633173 gene encoding uncharacterized protein, which encodes MATPVEEFTLESVRDYMISRDGRVTNHELVKHFKNFLTNPACKELARNKFKQYVNTLANISQEGGEKYLVLKRKYRVGTHLSESEYLPQQNSPVGPRFASPNQFSPYGSPQHAGGYSPQGYNTSPPPVPPPPYRSTPPYRAPPPYRPPPPATPTQLAYPTPDEQFSDRRYDQPFNGRQQGAGDPRYRGEPPYYPPPGEPRYPQASVPPESRYNEGRCTYDEPADLGIPPAPQVVRSPSSLSSSSSVSSFGGTHPSHPSYGGYSNQQPPPLVPLGASRPKSLPIKSNHSSLTSPSEDGDSVFGGDDMVSASTLSATGSSLSTPSSDEPPPPVPPRKRPGDNKENRRPSPEGEEGSRSSVMAGSENSDVVDGAGAETPVSVEDERKISVKEVSQRFNRMASEVQLIPSSRGSSKSNRSSRSDRVSKTCCDADSLFVLPEILRKVCIHLSM